One Deltaproteobacteria bacterium genomic window carries:
- the gcvT gene encoding glycine cleavage system aminomethyltransferase GcvT, with product MARRTPLYEAHRALGGRLVEFAGWEMPLSYRGIAEEHQAVRRHCGLFDVSHMGEIEVSGPSAAAVCQELMVNDVARLGIGDAQYTLLCNDAGGVLDDLIVYRLGAERYLLIVNAASTAQDVVWIASHAAGRAEVVDRSAALALLALQGPEAEVALRTLTAFDLTALRAFTACTTRVAGEDVVVSRTGYTGEDGFEILVEATSARTLWDALLESAMRRGGLPAGLGARDTLRLEAGLPLCGTDMDATTTPLEAGLAWVVKLDKGEFVGRAALAAQAASGLTRGLVGLELDEPGIPRHGYGVWRDGTRVGRVTSGTKSPTLGTFIGLAYVAIAAAAPGTPVALDIRGRRVPAHVVERPFYRRVR from the coding sequence ATGGCGCGCCGGACGCCGCTCTACGAGGCGCATCGGGCGCTCGGCGGGCGCCTGGTCGAGTTCGCCGGCTGGGAGATGCCGCTCTCCTATCGCGGCATCGCGGAGGAGCACCAGGCGGTGCGCCGCCACTGCGGGCTCTTCGACGTGAGCCACATGGGCGAGATCGAGGTGAGCGGTCCGTCGGCGGCGGCCGTCTGCCAGGAGCTCATGGTGAACGACGTCGCGCGGCTCGGGATCGGCGACGCGCAGTACACGCTCCTCTGCAACGACGCGGGCGGCGTGCTCGACGACCTGATCGTCTACCGCCTCGGCGCGGAGCGCTACCTCCTGATCGTCAACGCGGCCAGCACGGCGCAGGACGTCGTGTGGATCGCCTCGCACGCGGCCGGTCGGGCCGAGGTCGTGGACCGCAGCGCGGCGCTGGCGCTCCTGGCGCTGCAGGGCCCCGAGGCGGAAGTGGCGCTGAGGACGCTCACCGCGTTCGACTTGACGGCGCTTCGGGCCTTCACGGCATGCACGACGCGCGTCGCGGGCGAAGACGTGGTGGTGTCGCGGACGGGCTACACGGGCGAGGACGGGTTCGAGATCCTCGTGGAGGCGACCTCGGCCCGCACGCTGTGGGACGCTCTCCTGGAGAGCGCCATGCGGCGAGGCGGCCTCCCCGCCGGCCTCGGCGCGCGTGATACCCTGCGCCTCGAGGCCGGGCTGCCGCTCTGCGGCACCGACATGGACGCCACCACGACGCCGCTCGAGGCGGGCCTCGCGTGGGTCGTCAAGCTCGACAAGGGCGAGTTCGTCGGCCGCGCGGCCCTGGCGGCGCAGGCGGCATCGGGACTGACGCGCGGTCTGGTCGGCCTCGAGCTGGACGAGCCCGGGATCCCGCGCCACGGGTATGGCGTCTGGCGCGATGGGACCCGGGTGGGCCGCGTGACGAGCGGGACGAAGTCGCCGACGCTCGGTACCTTCATCGGCCTCGCCTACGTCGCCATCGCGGCCGCCGCACCCGGCACGCCCGTCGCCCTCGACATCCGGGGCCGGCGCGTGCCGGCACACGTCGTGGAGCGCCCGTTCTACCGCCGGGTGCGATAG
- a CDS encoding aminomethyl-transferring glycine dehydrogenase subunit GcvPA → MLAAIGASSIDDLFAHVPAGLRTRAAIDLPAGLTEPELRARFEALAARNANGAGPAVFLGAGAYPHWVPAAVDQLLLRSEFLTAYTPYQPEVSQGTLQATFEFQTFVALLLGLDVANASLYDGASAAAEAVLMARRVLPGRRTVWVSSALHPHYRAVIRTYVRGLADVEVREVPFAADGRTDLGALGAALGPDAIAVVLGQPNVFGVLEDAAHAAELARAAGALSITATAEPLALAMVRPPGACGVDIAVAEGQSFGLPVAYGGPGVGLFATRERYVRSMPGRVVGETVDAHGRRGFVLTLAAREQHIRRERATSNICTNQGLCALAVTIYLSLLGRQGLGALAATNYRAAHAVADRLEAAGVPRRFGGPFFNEFVVQAPAARWEALVREGVVAGFPLARWYPALEDALLLCVTEVHGARDIDRLVRGLAAPAARAARG, encoded by the coding sequence ATGCTCGCCGCGATCGGCGCGTCCTCGATCGACGACCTGTTCGCGCACGTGCCGGCGGGTCTCCGGACCCGCGCCGCGATCGACCTCCCCGCCGGGTTGACCGAGCCCGAGCTGCGGGCACGGTTCGAGGCGCTGGCGGCGCGCAACGCGAACGGGGCCGGCCCCGCGGTCTTCCTCGGCGCGGGCGCCTATCCCCACTGGGTGCCGGCGGCCGTGGACCAGCTCCTGCTGCGCTCCGAGTTCCTGACCGCCTACACGCCGTATCAGCCGGAGGTGAGCCAGGGGACGCTGCAGGCGACCTTCGAGTTCCAGACCTTCGTGGCCCTCCTCCTCGGCCTCGACGTCGCCAACGCCAGCCTGTACGACGGCGCGTCCGCGGCAGCCGAGGCGGTCCTGATGGCGCGGCGCGTGCTCCCCGGCCGCCGCACGGTGTGGGTATCCAGCGCCCTCCACCCCCACTACCGCGCCGTGATCCGCACCTACGTCCGCGGCCTGGCCGACGTGGAGGTCCGCGAGGTTCCGTTCGCCGCCGACGGCCGAACCGACCTCGGCGCGCTCGGGGCAGCCCTCGGCCCCGATGCAATCGCCGTCGTGCTCGGCCAGCCGAACGTCTTCGGGGTTCTCGAGGACGCGGCGCACGCCGCGGAGCTGGCGCGGGCGGCCGGCGCCCTCAGCATCACGGCCACGGCGGAGCCGCTGGCGCTCGCCATGGTGCGGCCGCCCGGCGCGTGCGGCGTGGACATCGCGGTCGCCGAGGGGCAGAGCTTCGGGCTGCCCGTCGCCTACGGCGGGCCAGGCGTCGGCCTCTTCGCCACGCGCGAACGCTACGTGCGCAGCATGCCGGGCCGGGTCGTGGGCGAGACCGTCGACGCCCACGGGCGCCGCGGCTTCGTGCTCACGCTCGCGGCCCGCGAGCAGCACATCCGGCGGGAGCGGGCGACGTCCAACATCTGCACGAATCAGGGGCTGTGCGCGCTGGCCGTGACCATCTACCTCTCGCTGCTGGGACGTCAGGGGCTCGGGGCGCTGGCGGCGACGAACTACCGCGCCGCGCACGCCGTGGCGGACCGGCTCGAGGCGGCCGGGGTCCCGCGACGCTTCGGCGGCCCCTTCTTCAACGAGTTCGTCGTCCAGGCCCCGGCCGCCCGCTGGGAGGCGCTCGTGCGCGAGGGGGTCGTCGCGGGATTCCCGCTCGCCCGCTGGTATCCGGCGCTCGAGGATGCGTTGCTCCTCTGCGTGACCGAGGTGCACGGCGCGCGCGACATCGACCGCCTGGTGCGCGGGCTCGCCGCCCCGGCGGCGCGCGCCGCGAGGGGGTGA
- the ald gene encoding alanine dehydrogenase, translated as MIVGVPREIKEEENRVALTPSGVGALVAHGHGVVVEHGAGTGSRLPDARYREAGAELAEARAVWTRADLVLKVKEPQPSEYELLRPDLVLFTYLHLAANPALTRVLVERRVRALAYETLQPGDGSLPLLAPMSEVAGRLAVQAGAWCLQAQSAGRGVLISGASGVRPAKVVILGAGIAGTNACQVAVGVGADVSILDVDPAKLRYVHDILGGHVTTVMSNRANLEEEVLAADLVIGSVLIPGARTPRLLPRGLVRAMRPGAALVDLSIDQGGCAETSRPTTHARPTYVDEEVVHYCVTNMPAAVPHTATFALTNATLSYALEIADHGFAEALRRNSALRRASNVLAGRVTHPGVAEAAGVAVTPPEQLLDALS; from the coding sequence GTGATCGTCGGCGTGCCGCGCGAGATCAAGGAGGAGGAGAACCGGGTGGCGCTCACGCCGAGCGGCGTCGGGGCGCTGGTGGCGCACGGCCACGGTGTCGTCGTCGAGCACGGTGCGGGCACGGGCTCGCGGCTCCCGGACGCCCGCTACCGCGAGGCGGGAGCGGAGCTGGCCGAGGCGCGCGCCGTGTGGACGCGCGCCGACCTCGTCCTCAAGGTGAAGGAGCCGCAGCCGTCCGAGTACGAGCTCCTCCGCCCCGACCTCGTGCTCTTCACCTACCTGCACCTCGCGGCCAACCCGGCGCTCACGCGTGTCCTCGTCGAGCGGCGCGTGCGAGCGCTCGCCTACGAGACGCTGCAGCCCGGCGACGGCTCCCTCCCGCTCCTCGCGCCGATGAGCGAGGTGGCGGGGCGGCTGGCGGTGCAGGCGGGCGCCTGGTGCCTGCAGGCGCAGAGCGCCGGCCGTGGCGTGCTGATCTCGGGGGCGTCCGGCGTCCGCCCCGCAAAGGTCGTCATCCTGGGCGCCGGGATCGCGGGCACGAACGCCTGCCAGGTGGCGGTGGGGGTCGGCGCGGACGTGTCGATCCTCGACGTCGACCCGGCGAAGCTCCGCTACGTGCACGACATCCTCGGCGGCCACGTGACCACCGTGATGTCGAACCGCGCCAACCTCGAGGAGGAGGTGCTGGCAGCCGACCTGGTGATCGGCTCCGTGCTCATCCCCGGGGCGCGAACGCCGCGCCTCCTGCCCCGCGGGCTCGTCCGCGCCATGCGCCCGGGTGCTGCACTCGTCGACCTGTCCATCGACCAGGGCGGCTGCGCCGAGACCTCCCGGCCGACGACGCACGCCCGTCCAACGTACGTCGACGAGGAGGTCGTGCACTACTGCGTGACCAACATGCCGGCGGCCGTCCCCCACACCGCCACCTTCGCGCTCACCAATGCGACGCTCTCGTACGCGCTCGAGATCGCCGACCATGGCTTCGCCGAGGCGCTGCGCCGCAATTCCGCGCTCCGGCGCGCCAGCAACGTGCTCGCGGGACGGGTGACCCACCCGGGCGTCGCCGAGGCGGCGGGCGTCGCGGTGACGCCGCCCGAGCAGCTGCTGGACGCGCTCAGCTGA
- the folD gene encoding bifunctional methylenetetrahydrofolate dehydrogenase/methenyltetrahydrofolate cyclohydrolase FolD, which yields MGQTIDGKAVAAVVRAEVRERVARLAARGIVPGLAAILVGDDPASQMYVGNKERACADAGIRSFRHRLPASMPEGELLALVGRLGRDPEVHGILVQLPLPPPLRAPAVIEALAPEKDVDGLHPVNQGRLLAGLPGLRPCTPLGILRLVDATGAALGGAHAVVVGRSVLVGKPVALLLLERHATVTLCHSRTTDLPGEVRRAALVIAATGQPGLIRGEWIRPGAVVIDVGINRGADGKLCGDVEFEPARERAAFITPVPGGVGPMTVAMLLANTVTAAERAAAARAA from the coding sequence GTGGGACAGACGATCGACGGCAAGGCCGTGGCCGCAGTGGTGCGGGCGGAGGTGCGCGAGCGTGTCGCGCGACTGGCCGCGCGCGGGATCGTGCCCGGGCTGGCCGCGATCCTGGTCGGCGACGATCCCGCGTCGCAGATGTACGTGGGCAACAAGGAGAGGGCGTGCGCAGACGCCGGCATCCGTTCGTTCCGTCATCGGCTGCCCGCCTCGATGCCCGAGGGCGAGCTGCTCGCCCTCGTCGGGCGCCTCGGCCGCGATCCCGAGGTGCACGGCATCCTCGTGCAGCTGCCGCTGCCGCCCCCGCTCCGTGCCCCGGCGGTCATCGAGGCCCTGGCGCCGGAGAAGGACGTCGACGGTCTGCACCCCGTGAACCAGGGCCGCCTGCTCGCCGGGCTGCCGGGGCTCCGCCCGTGCACGCCGCTCGGCATCCTGCGCCTCGTCGACGCGACGGGCGCCGCCCTCGGAGGGGCCCACGCGGTCGTCGTCGGGCGCAGCGTGCTGGTCGGGAAGCCGGTGGCGCTCCTGCTGCTGGAGCGTCACGCCACCGTCACCCTCTGCCACTCGCGGACCACCGACCTGCCCGGCGAGGTGAGGCGCGCGGCGCTGGTGATCGCGGCCACCGGGCAGCCCGGTCTGATCCGCGGCGAGTGGATCCGACCCGGCGCCGTCGTGATCGACGTCGGCATCAACCGCGGCGCGGACGGCAAGCTCTGCGGCGACGTGGAGTTCGAGCCGGCACGCGAGCGCGCGGCCTTCATCACGCCCGTCCCGGGCGGCGTCGGCCCGATGACCGTCGCGATGCTCCTGGCGAACACCGTGACCGCCGCCGAGCGGGCGGCGGCGGCGCGGGCCGCCTGA
- the aspS gene encoding aspartate--tRNA ligase has protein sequence MTPAAEPLGDWRRTDGCGALRPGDVGREVTLCGWVHARRDHGGVLFVDLRDRTGVVQVVCNPAESPAAHERARDVRLEFVIAVRGTVRPRPGETVNPDLPTGAVEVVASALHVLNTARPTPFPIDDAAEVTESTRLRYRYLDLRRPAVQRNLVLRHEVAHAVRAHLTRLGFIEVETPVLARSTPEGARDYLVPSRVQRGAFYALPQSPQLFKQILMVAGFDRYYQIVRCFRDEDLRADRQPEFTQIDLEMSFVGRADVMGAVEPMIADIFATVRGRPTPRPFPVLSYRDAMRRFGTDRPDLRVDLELGDFSACFAETEFRVFAEALAGGHAIRGLPVPGAGATLSRRELDDLVGFATTEGARGLTWIRIGPDGWQSPAAKFFSAGERARLTAAAGLEPGHLLLLLAEPEPLASTVLSRIRLQLGERLGRLAMGEDRFLWIVDFPLLERDPEANRYVAVHHPFTAPVEEDVDRLERDPLGIRSQAYDLVLNGTELGGGSIRIHQPELQQRVFALLGMSETEAHARFGFLLEALSFGAPPHGGIALGFDRLVMLLAGADSIRDVIAFPKTQRAFCPMTEAPAPVDPAQLRELGLRVVS, from the coding sequence GTGACGCCGGCGGCCGAGCCGCTCGGCGACTGGCGGCGGACGGACGGGTGTGGGGCGCTCAGGCCCGGCGACGTCGGCCGGGAGGTGACGCTGTGCGGCTGGGTGCACGCCCGGCGCGATCACGGCGGCGTGCTCTTCGTCGACCTCCGCGACCGGACCGGAGTCGTGCAGGTGGTGTGCAACCCGGCCGAGAGCCCGGCCGCGCACGAGCGCGCCCGCGACGTGCGGCTCGAGTTCGTGATCGCCGTCCGCGGGACGGTCCGGCCCCGACCGGGCGAGACCGTCAACCCCGATCTGCCGACCGGCGCGGTCGAGGTCGTCGCGTCGGCGCTCCATGTCCTCAACACCGCGCGCCCCACCCCGTTTCCGATCGACGACGCCGCGGAGGTGACCGAGTCGACACGGCTGCGCTACCGCTACCTGGACCTCCGGCGACCCGCCGTCCAGCGCAACCTCGTCCTCCGGCACGAGGTGGCGCACGCGGTGCGCGCGCACCTGACGCGTCTCGGCTTCATCGAGGTCGAGACGCCGGTGCTCGCCCGCTCGACGCCCGAGGGAGCGCGCGACTACCTCGTGCCGAGCCGCGTCCAGCGCGGCGCCTTCTACGCGCTGCCGCAATCGCCGCAGCTCTTCAAGCAGATACTCATGGTGGCCGGGTTCGACCGGTACTACCAGATCGTGCGCTGCTTCCGGGACGAGGACCTGCGCGCGGACCGCCAGCCGGAGTTCACGCAGATCGATCTCGAGATGTCCTTCGTCGGGCGCGCCGACGTCATGGGAGCGGTCGAGCCGATGATCGCCGACATCTTCGCCACCGTGCGCGGGCGGCCCACCCCGCGGCCCTTCCCGGTGCTCTCCTACCGCGACGCCATGCGGCGCTTCGGCACGGACCGGCCCGACCTCCGCGTCGATCTCGAGCTCGGCGACTTCTCGGCGTGCTTCGCGGAGACGGAGTTCCGGGTGTTCGCGGAGGCGCTCGCCGGGGGCCATGCGATTCGGGGTCTCCCCGTGCCCGGCGCCGGCGCGACGCTCTCGCGCCGCGAGCTCGACGACCTGGTCGGCTTCGCGACCACCGAAGGCGCCCGCGGGCTCACGTGGATCCGGATCGGTCCGGACGGCTGGCAGTCGCCGGCCGCGAAGTTCTTCTCGGCGGGCGAGCGGGCGCGGCTCACGGCGGCGGCGGGCCTCGAGCCCGGCCACCTGCTCCTGCTGCTCGCCGAGCCGGAGCCGCTGGCGTCGACCGTCCTGTCCCGCATCCGGCTCCAGCTCGGCGAACGGCTGGGACGGCTGGCGATGGGCGAGGATCGCTTCCTCTGGATCGTCGACTTCCCGCTCCTCGAGCGCGACCCCGAGGCGAATCGCTACGTCGCCGTCCATCACCCGTTCACCGCGCCGGTCGAGGAGGACGTCGACCGCCTCGAGCGCGACCCGCTCGGCATCCGCTCGCAGGCCTACGACCTCGTGCTCAACGGGACGGAGCTCGGCGGGGGCAGCATCCGGATCCACCAGCCCGAGCTGCAGCAACGCGTGTTCGCGCTGCTCGGCATGTCCGAGACGGAGGCGCACGCCCGCTTCGGCTTCCTGCTCGAGGCGCTCTCCTTCGGCGCCCCGCCGCACGGCGGCATCGCGCTCGGGTTCGACCGCCTCGTCATGCTGCTCGCCGGCGCCGACTCCATCCGCGACGTCATCGCGTTCCCGAAGACGCAGCGCGCATTCTGCCCGATGACCGAGGCGCCCGCACCCGTCGACCCGGCGCAGCTCCGCGAGCTCGGGCTGCGCGTCGTCAGCTGA
- a CDS encoding glycine dehydrogenase subunit 2, whose protein sequence is MLLDEPLIFERGAAGRVGWPVAESPDGEQAGPALPPALRRDDGLAGFPEVSELEVVRHFVRLSQWNYSAATTLYPLGSCTMKYNPAVNETLARLAGFAALHPLVPDHLAQGALEVVAGLEAALAAASGLDAVCLQPAAGAQGELLGLLLVRAHHADRGDPRRRVLIPSSAHGTNPASAALCGYQVAEVPVDRRGLLPARAVAAAMDESVAALMVTNPNTLGLFEEEIEAVAAAVHARGGLVYMDGANFNALMGVARPGDMGVDVMQFNLHKTFSTPHGGGGPGAGPVAVRAPLAEYLPVPRLVRREAGLAWTEEAPKSVGRMRSFYGNFGVLVRAFAYIARLGAGGLSEVTRLAVLNANYVRARLRATYHLPYDTPSLHECVFSDRHLQDFGVSTLDVAKRLLDYGFYAPTIYFPLVVKGALMIEPTETETKETLDAFVEALLAIAEEARTDPAKLRQAPHRTRLARLDETRAARRPVLRWQGR, encoded by the coding sequence ATGCTCCTCGACGAGCCCCTCATCTTCGAGCGCGGCGCCGCCGGCCGGGTCGGCTGGCCGGTCGCCGAATCCCCCGACGGCGAGCAGGCCGGGCCCGCGCTGCCGCCGGCGCTCCGGCGCGATGACGGCCTCGCGGGCTTCCCCGAGGTGAGCGAGCTCGAGGTGGTACGGCACTTCGTCCGCCTCTCGCAGTGGAACTACAGCGCCGCGACGACGCTCTATCCGCTCGGCTCCTGCACCATGAAGTACAACCCCGCCGTCAACGAGACGCTGGCGCGGCTGGCGGGTTTTGCCGCGCTTCACCCCCTGGTGCCGGATCACCTGGCGCAGGGCGCGCTCGAGGTGGTTGCGGGGCTGGAAGCGGCCCTCGCCGCCGCCAGCGGTCTCGACGCGGTCTGCCTGCAACCGGCGGCCGGCGCCCAGGGCGAGCTGCTCGGCCTGCTCCTCGTGCGTGCCCATCACGCCGACCGCGGCGATCCACGCCGGCGGGTCCTCATCCCGTCGAGCGCGCACGGCACGAACCCCGCCAGCGCCGCGCTCTGCGGCTATCAGGTGGCGGAGGTGCCGGTGGACCGTCGCGGGCTGCTGCCGGCGCGCGCCGTTGCCGCGGCGATGGACGAGTCGGTGGCGGCGCTCATGGTGACCAACCCGAACACCCTCGGCCTCTTCGAGGAGGAGATCGAGGCGGTCGCGGCGGCGGTCCACGCCCGCGGCGGCCTCGTCTACATGGACGGTGCCAACTTCAACGCGCTCATGGGGGTCGCCCGGCCGGGTGACATGGGCGTCGACGTCATGCAGTTCAACCTGCACAAGACCTTCTCGACGCCGCACGGAGGCGGGGGACCCGGCGCCGGGCCGGTCGCCGTGCGGGCGCCGCTCGCGGAGTACCTGCCGGTGCCGCGGCTCGTGCGCCGCGAGGCGGGTCTCGCCTGGACCGAGGAGGCGCCCAAGAGCGTCGGCCGCATGCGGTCGTTCTACGGCAACTTCGGCGTCCTGGTGCGGGCGTTTGCCTACATCGCCCGGCTGGGCGCGGGCGGTCTGTCGGAAGTGACGCGGCTGGCCGTGCTGAACGCGAACTACGTGCGGGCTCGCCTCCGCGCCACGTACCACCTGCCGTACGACACCCCGTCGCTGCACGAGTGCGTGTTCTCCGACCGCCATCTGCAGGATTTCGGCGTCAGCACGCTCGACGTCGCCAAGCGCCTGCTCGATTACGGGTTCTACGCTCCCACCATCTACTTCCCGCTGGTCGTCAAGGGGGCGCTCATGATCGAGCCGACGGAGACCGAGACGAAGGAGACGCTCGACGCCTTCGTGGAGGCGCTGCTGGCCATCGCAGAGGAGGCGCGCACGGACCCCGCCAAGCTTCGCCAGGCGCCCCATCGCACCCGCCTCGCGCGCCTGGACGAGACGCGTGCCGCCCGCCGGCCCGTCCTGCGCTGGCAGGGACGCTGA
- the gcvH gene encoding glycine cleavage system protein GcvH, with protein sequence MEFPEDLHYTQEHEWLRVEGNEGVVGITDFAQDALGDVVFVELPPVGATFARGQAFGVVESNKTVSDLFAPVAGRVTAVNHVLRDEPELVNSDPYGAGWMLRLVLTDREQVGRLLDADAYRTFAAQQRK encoded by the coding sequence ATGGAGTTTCCGGAAGATCTCCACTACACGCAGGAGCATGAGTGGCTCCGCGTCGAGGGCAACGAGGGAGTGGTGGGCATCACCGACTTCGCGCAGGATGCCCTCGGCGACGTGGTCTTCGTCGAGTTGCCCCCCGTGGGCGCCACCTTCGCGCGGGGGCAGGCGTTCGGCGTGGTCGAGTCGAACAAGACGGTCTCCGACCTGTTCGCCCCCGTGGCCGGACGCGTGACGGCGGTCAACCACGTCCTGCGAGACGAGCCGGAGCTGGTGAACAGCGACCCCTACGGCGCCGGCTGGATGCTCCGCCTGGTGCTCACCGACCGCGAGCAGGTGGGCCGGCTGCTCGACGCCGACGCCTATCGGACCTTCGCCGCGCAGCAGCGGAAGTGA
- a CDS encoding HNH endonuclease: MLNTKVLVLNRSYLPIHITSVRRAISLLYQDIARAVDEQYRVFDFASWADLAAEEDAIGLVNRAIRVPRVILLLAYDRVPRRYVRFSRFNIYSRDRNRCQYCGRQFPRAELNLDHVVPRSRGGTSVWENVVCSCHRCNRLKGGRTPGEAGMRLIRPPYRPQWTPFMTETFSLRRYKEWMPFLSAVDAAYWNTELVEG; the protein is encoded by the coding sequence GTGCTCAACACGAAGGTTCTCGTCCTCAACCGCTCCTACCTCCCGATTCACATCACGTCGGTGCGGCGGGCCATCTCGCTGCTCTACCAGGACATCGCCCGCGCGGTGGACGAGCAGTACCGAGTCTTCGACTTCGCGAGCTGGGCCGACCTCGCGGCCGAGGAGGACGCGATCGGGCTCGTCAACCGGGCGATTCGCGTGCCGCGCGTCATTCTCCTGCTCGCCTACGATCGGGTGCCGCGGCGCTACGTCCGCTTCAGCCGCTTCAACATCTACTCGCGGGATCGCAACCGCTGCCAGTACTGCGGGCGCCAGTTTCCGCGCGCCGAGCTGAACCTCGATCACGTCGTGCCGCGTTCACGAGGCGGCACGTCGGTGTGGGAGAACGTCGTCTGCTCCTGTCACCGGTGCAACCGCCTGAAGGGCGGCCGCACTCCCGGCGAGGCCGGAATGCGGCTCATTCGCCCGCCCTACCGGCCGCAATGGACACCCTTCATGACCGAGACGTTCAGCCTTCGTCGCTACAAGGAGTGGATGCCGTTCCTGAGCGCGGTGGACGCGGCGTACTGGAACACGGAGCTGGTGGAGGGGTAG